From Pyrenophora tritici-repentis strain M4 chromosome 1, whole genome shotgun sequence, the proteins below share one genomic window:
- a CDS encoding Protamine-P1 multi-domain protein has translation MAAGPPLGNPWNVNVGNNPNINREPPPPPIGAPAPQVAPPAAAAAGGAQVIVEQQQAPIYGPPLQIGIGGPGFGVAPGMGLVFYQELTLG, from the exons ATGGCTGCCGGTCCTCCCCTAGGCAACCCCTGGAACGTCAATGTCGGGAACAATCCCAACATCAACCGCGAGCCCCCTCCTCCCCCCATCGGTGCTCCCGCTCCTCAAGTAGCACCTCCCGCCGCCGCAGCTGCCGGCGGCGCTCAAGTAATCGTCGAGCAGCAGCAAGCCCCGATTTACGGGCCTCCCCTTCAAATCGGCATCGGTGGACCCGGCTTCGGTGTTGCCCCGGGCATGGGATTAG TTTTCTACCAGGAGCTCACGCTGGGATAG
- a CDS encoding glycoside hydrolase family 61 protein: MKCFAVATVALAALTEVASAHYIFQYLTANGAKGGLFQNIRPVPNNSPVTSLSSNDLRCNVGGGSGSSTTTVSVAAGSSVSFTADQAVYHQGPTSFYMTKVNSAASADGSSDWFKIKEIGPTFSGGQATWDLSTTYSATIPSQLPAGEYLLRIEQLAIHNPGSTPQFYISCAQVKVTGSGSGKPSQVVKIPGHIKATDPGYTANIYSNFNSYTVPGPKVATY; this comes from the exons ATGAAGTGCTTTGCCGTTGCCACCGTTGCTCTCGCGGCTCTCACCGAGGTCGCCTCAGCTCATT ATATCTTCCAGTACCTTACTGCCAACGGTGCTAAGGGTGGTCTGTTCCAGAACATTAGGCCTGTCCCAAACAACAGCCCCGTTACAAGCCTCTCTAGCAACGACCTCCGCTGCAATGTAGGCGGAGGCAGCGGCAGCAGTACCACCACAGTATCAGTAGCTGCTGGATCTTCCGTCTCTTTCACGGCAGACCAGGCGGTATATCATCA GGGACCCACATCCTTCTACATGACCAAGGTCAATTCCGCAGCTTCCGCAGACGGTTCAAGCGACTGGTTCAAGATCAAGGAGATTGGACCTACTTTCTCCGGAGGCCAGGCCACCTGGGATCTTTCGA CCACCTACTCCGCCACCATCCCTTCCCAGCTCCCCGCTGGAGAGTACCTCCTCCGCATCGAGCAGCTCGCTATCCACAATCCTGGGTCGACACCACAGTTCTACATCTCGTGCGCACAGGTCAAGGTCACTGGCAGTGGCTCTGGCAAGCCCTCGCAGGTCGTAAAAATTCCCGGGCATATCAAGGCCACCGACCCCGGCTACACTGCCAACATCTACAGCAACTTCAACAGCTACACTGTGCCAGGACCCAAGGTCGCCACCTACTAG